From the Candidatus Manganitrophaceae bacterium genome, the window CGGCCGGCCGACTTGCAGCGGCGGGGAGGCCGCCGGAGCGGCCGGTGCGATCTTCTCTCCGATTTTCCCCGCAATCGCTTCGAGGGCCCCCTTCCCTTTTTGAATCGACGCGGCCTCTTTTTTCCCTCGCAATGACGCCATCAACACCGCGATCTCCGACCGCGCCTCGGCCACCGCCTCCGAGACCCGCTGGCGGACCCGCTTCTGAATTTCTTTCTCGCTCAGCATCCAGCGCGCCGCCCCCTCTTTCTGTGCGGTCGCCGCCGCTTCGGCCTCTTCCCGCAGCCGCTGCCATTTTTGCCGCTCTTCTTCCACCGTCCGCCGCTCCCGCTCCAGTTCGGCGAGCATCCGCTCCATCGCCTCTTCCTCCGGTTTGAGGCGAGCCCGTGCCTTTTCAAGCAGCGCCGCCGGAAGACCGAGTCGGGATGCGATTTCCAAAGCGGCGCTTCTCCCCGGCATCCCGAGAATCAATCGATAGGTCGGTGCCAGCCGCGTCAGGTCAAACGCCAGGCTCCCGTTTAAAAACCGGGGATCGCTCTGCGCCAGCCCCTTGAGGGAAGGATAATGGGTGGTCGTCACGATCCGCATCCCCCGGTCGACCAGGGCGACCAGCACGGCGGCTGCCAGCGCCGCCCCTTCAGCCGGATCGGTCGACGTGACCATCTCATCGAGCAGCACCAGCGATCCGCGCGGGGCGGACTCGAAAATCGTGACGATTTTTTGAAGATGGGCCGAGAAGCTGGAGAGATCGCGCGAGAGGTCTTGGTCATCTCCAATGTCGGCTATCACCGACGGGAAGAGGGGCATCTCCGATCCCTCCCGGCAGGGGATCGGAAGACCGGCGCGAACCATCAGAGCCAACAGGCCGATCGTCTTCAGCAGCACCGTCTTGCCGCCGGTATTCGGGCCGGAGAGAATCAAGGCCCGCTTTTCCTCCTCGATGACAATGTCATTGGGAATCACCCCCCCTTTCCGCAAAAGAAGGAGGGGATGACGGGCCTCCCAAAGGCGGATCGGCCCCGCTTCATCATGAACCTGCGGGAACGTCGCACAGATCTTCTCCGTCAGGCGGGCCGCGGCGCGGAGGAGGTCTATTTCTATAAACGCCAGCAGGGTCCGCTGCAGCCGCTCCGCCTCTCGCCCGACCTCCTCGCTGAGCGATCGTAAAATCCGCTCCACCTCCCGCGCCACCGCCAGCTGGGCGACGCGGAGCCGGTTGTTCGGCCCGACCAACTCCCTCGGCTCGACAAAGGCGGTGGCGCCGCTCGCCGAGAGATCATGAACGACCCCGCCCTCTTTGTTCTGATGAGCCACCTTGAAGGGGAGGACATACCGGCCGTCCCGCTCCGTGTAGTACGGCTCCTGAAGCAGCGTTTCGTACCGCGCGGAGCGCAGCATCCGATCGAGCTGGTCGGTGAGCGCCTCGCGCGCCTGGTTGGCCTCCGCGGTGAGCGCCCGCAGCGCCGGGGTCGCCCCCTCCTGAATTCTCCCCTCCGGATCGATCGCCGACGCGATCTTGCCTCGCAACCCTTCCAGGGGCTCTAACAAAATCGCCTGCCGAAAGAGACCGGGCGCCTCTTCCTTTTTTTGATTCAAAACCGAGCGGACCGTCTGGGCCTGGTCGAGGAGATCGTGAATGCTCCGCAGCTCCGTCCCCTCCAGCACCGCCCCTTTGATTGCGCGGGTCAGCGCCGGACGGGGATCGGCAAACGCTTCCAAGGGGATGTTCCCCCCCCCTTTCAGGAGCAGAACCGCTTCCCAGACGGTCGCCAACCGCTCCCGGACCGCGTCCGGCCGGTCGAGAAACGGAAGGGCGCGACAGCGCTCCACGGTCATCGAGAAGACCGTTTGACGGCAGAGCGCATCGATCAATTCCGGCCAGCCGAGCGAGTTTAAACTCTGTTCATAAAGACGGCCCGATTCCCCCGATTCCCCCGATTCCCCCGATTCCCCCGATTCCCCCGATTCCCCCGATTCCATTGTCCCATTGCCTTCTTCCATGATTCTCCAAAGAGGGCGCGCGCTCGACCGAACCCTCTGATGTTGAATTCTGCCGAGCGGTGACGGCCGTTGCGAAAAAAAGAGCGACCCGGTACAATCAGGCCTCCGAAATCGCTCCATCGTTTTGTGGCCGTTTTGTCGGTGGAGCTAAATTATCACAAGGGTTGGAAGGGGGTCAAACCGGTGTCGCTCGGCGCCCAGCAGATTGCGCAGGTTCTCGGGGAGATTGGACCCGCTTTAAAGGGGGGGGTCCTTCACAAGATCGATCAGCCCCAGCCGTGGAGTCTTGTCTTTGAGATCCACCGGGGGAGAGAGCGCTTTCATCTTTTTCTCTCCGGCCACCCCCGCTTCTCCCGCATTCACCTCTCGACGAAAACACACCCCACCCCCTCCTCCCCCCCCCGTTTCTGCCAGCTCCTCCGTGCGCGGCTTCGCTGGAAGCGGATCGTCTCGCTCGATCAGATGGGAGAAGACCGGATCGTCCAGATGACCTGCGCCTGGAACGACGAGACAGCGGCGCCCGCGACCGAGCCGGGAAGTGTCTCACTGATCGCCGAGTTGATGGGGCCGGCATCGAATTTTTTGTTGATCGACCCCGATGGAATCGTCCTCGGCACCCTCTCTCCCCCCTCTTCCGGACGCGCCTTGCAGGTCGGCGCGCCTTACCGGCCGCCGCCGCGTCCGACCGGAGGCGCGTTCAAAGAGAGCGCCATTCCGCTGCGCGAGGCGGGGCCGTTTTCTTTTAATCATGCGGTGGAGGCCGCTCTCTTACCGCTGGAAGAGGCGACATCGGCGGAAGAGGAGAAGCGACGGCTCCTCGCCGTGATCGACGCCGACATTCGGCGGGGGGAGAAGCGGCTCCGACAGCTCTCCACCGGAATGCAGGAGGCTGAGAGAGCGGACCAATATCGCCATGAAGGGGAGCTGCTGAAGGGACACCTTCACGAGGTCCAGATCGGGATGACGGAGATCACCCTTTTCGATCCGGCTCGGCCGGAAGCGGGGCGCACCCTTCCCCTCGATCCCGCCCTCTCCCCGTCGGAGAACCTCGCCCGGATCTTCAAGCGATACAAAAAAGCGCAGGCGGCCCAGGCCAACCTTCGAATTCAGATCGAAAAAACGACGCATGCATTGGAAGCCTTGGAGCGCAACCGCCGGATCCTACTGGAGGGGGGAACCGTCGCCCTTGAAAGAGGAGACGGCCGCCGATCGCCCCCGGAAAGAAAAAAGAAGCAAGAGAGTGGACCGCCGCAGTTTTTATCGGCCGACGGATGGACCTTGGTCGTCGGAAGAAACGCCCGGGAGAACGAAGAGATCACCTTCCGAATCGCCCGCGGGAACGACCTCTGGTTTCATGCGCGGGGGGTGCCGGGCTCACACCTGGTCGTCCGGATGGAGCGGGGAAAAGAGATTCCCTATCAAACGCTGCTCGATGCCGCCACGCTGGCGCTCCACTTCAGCGACGCCAGGAAAGCAGGAAAGGGGGATGTCGTCTACACGCACCGGAAATATTTACAAAGGCCGCGGGGAGGGAAAACGGGCGCAGTGGTATTGTCTCAGGAGAAGAATATCTATATCGAAATCGAATCGGGGCGACTGGAACGGCTCTTTAAGGAGAAATTATCCCCCCTCTAATTTGGCATAGAGGCGTTTGTGATCGAAAAGCTGTTCCTTCACCCGGAGGACAATCTCATCCGGATTGATCGGCTTGACGATATAGTCTCTCGCCCCCAGTTCGATCGCCCTCGCCCGGGAGGCCGGATCGACTTTGGCCGAAATGATCACCACCGGGATTGGGTTAAACCGGGGATCGGCCCGCAGCGCTTCCATGACGCCGAATCCGTCGAGCTTCGGCATCATGATATCGAGGAGAATCAGCGCCGGAATTTCTTCACGCACCTTCTGAAGCGCCTCCATGCCGTCCCGCGCGGTCATTGTATCGTATCCCTCCTGCGACAAGATCGCAGTCAGGATCAGAATGGTATCCGCATTATCGTCTACAATTAGAATCTTCTTCGACAACGCACCGATCCTCCATACTTGGCATACTTGACTGATTTATTCAGCGCTCCGCGGAGTGCGGCCCCATCCTCCGAGGGCTCGATTTCTAAGAATTAACTCCCAAATGATAGAAATAATTGAGTGAGGCGCGGAACCGTTGATTCAATTCTAAATAAATGCATTTACCCATTGCAAGGACTATATAAGCCAGTAGATCTCTGTAGAGAACCCTGATTATTCGGCGCAACATTTCGATTAAAACGGGGAAAATCCCGGAAAAATCCCAAGAAGACTTGAAAAATATTTTCAAACGACTAAGATAACCCGGACGACGCAACCGCAGTCCGATCCGGCCGACTGGACCTCATGATGCGAACGACTAAACGAAGGAGACCCGATTGATGAATCTTAGATTTGAAAAGCTTCCCGGCCCGGTCTATCCCGCCTACCTTCATGTCGGCGATTACTCGATCGCCCTCGAGCCGGAGTTGGTCCAAGCGCTCAAGGAGAGTGTCCGCCTCGATCCGACGGCGTTCTTTGGAAACTTGATCGGAAAGATCGGGATGAACCGCTACCTCAAAGAGATGATCGAAGAGGCGATTTCAAAGTCGGAAGATCCAACCCTATTGGCCAAACAGCTGCAGCAAGCGCTGGAGACGCTCTGAGCGGAAATTAAGATCTCGATGCAATCGGCAGGTACGGCCGCTCCCCCGGTCCCGTATAGCGGCAGCGGGGTCGGATCAATCGATTATGATCGTGCTGCTCCATGACATGCGCCGACCAACCGGCGATCCGGCTGCAGACAAAAAGCGGGGTATCGAACTCGATCGGAAGGCCGAGCAGGTAATAGGCCGAGGCGGAATAGAAGTCGAGG encodes:
- a CDS encoding NFACT family protein — translated: MRKKERPGTIRPPKSLHRFVAVLSVELNYHKGWKGVKPVSLGAQQIAQVLGEIGPALKGGVLHKIDQPQPWSLVFEIHRGRERFHLFLSGHPRFSRIHLSTKTHPTPSSPPRFCQLLRARLRWKRIVSLDQMGEDRIVQMTCAWNDETAAPATEPGSVSLIAELMGPASNFLLIDPDGIVLGTLSPPSSGRALQVGAPYRPPPRPTGGAFKESAIPLREAGPFSFNHAVEAALLPLEEATSAEEEKRRLLAVIDADIRRGEKRLRQLSTGMQEAERADQYRHEGELLKGHLHEVQIGMTEITLFDPARPEAGRTLPLDPALSPSENLARIFKRYKKAQAAQANLRIQIEKTTHALEALERNRRILLEGGTVALERGDGRRSPPERKKKQESGPPQFLSADGWTLVVGRNARENEEITFRIARGNDLWFHARGVPGSHLVVRMERGKEIPYQTLLDAATLALHFSDARKAGKGDVVYTHRKYLQRPRGGKTGAVVLSQEKNIYIEIESGRLERLFKEKLSPL
- a CDS encoding endonuclease MutS2, which encodes MEEGNGTMESGESGESGESGESGESGESGRLYEQSLNSLGWPELIDALCRQTVFSMTVERCRALPFLDRPDAVRERLATVWEAVLLLKGGGNIPLEAFADPRPALTRAIKGAVLEGTELRSIHDLLDQAQTVRSVLNQKKEEAPGLFRQAILLEPLEGLRGKIASAIDPEGRIQEGATPALRALTAEANQAREALTDQLDRMLRSARYETLLQEPYYTERDGRYVLPFKVAHQNKEGGVVHDLSASGATAFVEPRELVGPNNRLRVAQLAVAREVERILRSLSEEVGREAERLQRTLLAFIEIDLLRAAARLTEKICATFPQVHDEAGPIRLWEARHPLLLLRKGGVIPNDIVIEEEKRALILSGPNTGGKTVLLKTIGLLALMVRAGLPIPCREGSEMPLFPSVIADIGDDQDLSRDLSSFSAHLQKIVTIFESAPRGSLVLLDEMVTSTDPAEGAALAAAVLVALVDRGMRIVTTTHYPSLKGLAQSDPRFLNGSLAFDLTRLAPTYRLILGMPGRSAALEIASRLGLPAALLEKARARLKPEEEAMERMLAELERERRTVEEERQKWQRLREEAEAAATAQKEGAARWMLSEKEIQKRVRQRVSEAVAEARSEIAVLMASLRGKKEAASIQKGKGALEAIAGKIGEKIAPAAPAASPPLQVGRPVEILSLGKRGILLDPPGESKRVRVQVEQQILWVSPEALQGAEETREASPASPSFRQTDSGPTGLALDLIGQRVEEALVLLERFLDQAMLSGEREVRLVHGHGSGRLKKAIRESLSVSPYIGHFRPGESAEGGDAVTIATLRDA
- a CDS encoding response regulator: MSKKILIVDDNADTILILTAILSQEGYDTMTARDGMEALQKVREEIPALILLDIMMPKLDGFGVMEALRADPRFNPIPVVIISAKVDPASRARAIELGARDYIVKPINPDEIVLRVKEQLFDHKRLYAKLEGG